From a single Georhizobium profundi genomic region:
- a CDS encoding chloride channel protein, with protein sequence MKPVLPDYIAGLPRLLKSWIAPNFNAFRRDRLSLLWLLSLLIGIGVALAAIAFREAIGLVQLLWLGDRSERVLSAAREVPPYVIFLAPVVGGLVVGAMLHYLMPSKRTQGVADVIEARAMSGRPIGFREGLLSSIITAISLGSGGSAGREGPVVHLGATLASGMARHLSLPEWSRRTLLGAGVAAAVSASFNAPIAGVLFAHEVILGHYAMRAFVPIVISSTVAGVLSRVYFGDAAAFMLPAYGITSYWEFPAFALLGVVSALVAIGFQFTLFSADFLARRMTVPLWTRPVIGGAAIGLIGMVLPHVLGVGYEVTDLALWGQLPLILMLVLIVAKTITTAITLASRFGGGIFSPALYLGTLTGGAFGIVAAALFPDLASSRSLYAILGMGAVAGSVLGAPISTTVIVFELTGGYALSVALLLCVAIAHGINHALHGHSYFQWQLASRGIFVQDGPHQTLRHAIKVMDFMTPIEPDSEGSFDREKQPDALKSSDTLERALRLFDQGGHSRLPVLDEKSGTTLVAWASQVQALEYYNARLVAASEEEHR encoded by the coding sequence GTGAAACCTGTGCTGCCGGATTACATTGCCGGACTTCCGCGTCTGCTGAAAAGTTGGATCGCACCGAACTTCAACGCCTTTCGCCGCGATCGACTTTCCCTTCTCTGGCTCCTGTCGCTTCTGATCGGTATCGGGGTTGCGCTTGCTGCCATTGCATTCCGCGAGGCGATCGGCCTCGTCCAGCTGTTGTGGCTCGGCGATCGATCGGAGCGCGTCTTGAGCGCCGCGCGAGAGGTTCCTCCTTACGTCATCTTCCTGGCACCTGTCGTCGGCGGCCTCGTCGTCGGAGCGATGCTGCATTATTTGATGCCCTCGAAACGCACGCAAGGCGTGGCGGACGTGATCGAAGCACGCGCAATGTCGGGGCGGCCGATCGGCTTTCGCGAGGGCCTTCTGTCTTCGATCATCACCGCGATCTCGCTCGGCAGTGGCGGCAGCGCCGGACGCGAGGGACCCGTCGTCCACCTCGGCGCGACCCTTGCAAGCGGCATGGCACGGCATCTTTCGCTGCCGGAGTGGAGCCGCCGCACCTTGCTGGGCGCGGGCGTTGCGGCGGCGGTCTCGGCAAGCTTCAATGCCCCGATCGCAGGCGTCTTGTTTGCTCATGAGGTCATCCTGGGCCACTACGCCATGCGTGCCTTCGTGCCGATCGTCATCTCCTCGACGGTGGCGGGCGTTCTGTCACGCGTCTATTTCGGCGATGCCGCCGCCTTCATGCTGCCGGCCTATGGCATCACATCCTACTGGGAGTTCCCAGCCTTCGCCCTACTCGGGGTCGTCTCGGCCCTTGTCGCCATCGGCTTTCAGTTCACCTTGTTTTCAGCCGATTTCCTCGCGCGGCGGATGACCGTGCCGCTCTGGACGAGACCGGTCATCGGCGGTGCCGCGATCGGCTTGATCGGCATGGTGCTGCCGCATGTGCTCGGCGTCGGCTACGAAGTGACTGATCTCGCGCTGTGGGGGCAGTTGCCACTTATACTGATGCTGGTCCTCATCGTGGCGAAGACGATCACGACCGCAATCACGCTTGCCTCCCGCTTCGGCGGCGGCATTTTCTCGCCTGCTCTTTATCTCGGCACGCTGACCGGCGGAGCGTTCGGCATCGTGGCGGCGGCCCTCTTCCCGGACCTCGCGTCTAGCCGTTCCCTCTACGCCATCCTTGGCATGGGCGCTGTCGCCGGCTCTGTGCTCGGCGCTCCGATCTCGACGACGGTGATCGTCTTCGAACTGACCGGCGGCTATGCGCTGTCAGTCGCGCTGCTGCTGTGCGTCGCGATCGCCCATGGCATCAACCATGCGCTCCACGGCCATTCCTATTTTCAGTGGCAATTGGCGAGCCGTGGAATCTTCGTGCAGGATGGGCCCCACCAGACCTTGCGCCACGCGATCAAGGTCATGGACTTCATGACGCCGATAGAGCCGGACAGCGAAGGCTCGTTCGACCGCGAAAAACAGCCGGATGCCCTGAAATCGTCCGACACGTTGGAGCGCGCTTTACGTCTCTTCGACCAGGGCGGCCACTCCCGCCTCCCGGTCCTCGACGAGAAGAGCGGAACGACCCTCGTCGCATGGGCAAGCCAAGTCCAAGCGCTCGAATATTACAATGCCCGGCTTGTTGCGGCGAGCGAGGAGGAGCACCGCTAG
- a CDS encoding thioesterase family protein yields the protein MAYYNVLFDHAVDHLFTKLDCGPEYIEQRKLSFFTAEAHVRYVREVHAGDMTRCSLQLVNHDAKRLHLYQELFHTDGWLSATSETLLLHIDMSVRKVATIPDDIREKIDALAAAHQSLPQPAMVGRGIALKRQQP from the coding sequence ATGGCCTACTACAACGTCCTCTTCGATCACGCGGTCGACCACCTGTTCACAAAGCTCGACTGCGGGCCGGAGTATATAGAGCAGCGCAAGCTGAGCTTCTTCACCGCCGAGGCGCATGTCCGTTATGTCAGGGAAGTGCATGCGGGCGACATGACCCGCTGCTCGCTGCAACTCGTGAACCACGACGCCAAACGGCTTCATCTCTATCAGGAACTGTTCCACACCGATGGCTGGCTGTCGGCCACCAGCGAAACGCTGCTGCTGCACATCGACATGAGCGTCCGAAAGGTGGCGACCATTCCGGATGATATCCGCGAGAAAATCGATGCTCTTGCCGCCGCCCACCAGTCGCTGCCGCAACCAGCCATGGTTGGGCGTGGCATCGCATTGAAGCGACAACAGCCTTGA
- a CDS encoding FAD-binding oxidoreductase, protein MALADIRSGARDETAIGEVLRTLRDRFGDRLQTGEAMRAQHAHTTTYIAGQLPDGVVFAESAEDVRTVVQIAAAHRTPIIPFGVGSSLEGHVNAPNGGISLDMSRMNRIIEVNPEDMDCTVEPGITREALNAQLRDTGLFFPIDPGANASIGGMASTRASGTNAVRYGTMRDNVIAVTAVTASGEEIRTARRARKSSAGYDLTRLFVGAEGTLGVITSVTLRLAGIPQAVSGGVCAFKTIHDACSAVIMTIQMGIPVARIELLDALQIRACNAYSGLNYPETPALFLEFHGTEAGVREQAALFADIAEECGGGTFSWETDPEARARLWKARHNAYWAALQLRPGAGAVSTDVCVPISKLAECVEETQRDIIETGLIAPIVGHAGDGNFHVLVLMDMADTLEIERAEAFIGRLNARALAFDGTCTGEHGIGQGKMRYLPLELGGSVDVMRAIKRSLDPHDIMNPGKIFDLT, encoded by the coding sequence GTGGCTTTGGCGGATATCCGATCGGGCGCGCGGGACGAGACAGCGATCGGCGAGGTGCTCCGGACCTTGCGCGATCGGTTTGGCGATCGGCTGCAGACAGGCGAGGCGATGCGAGCGCAGCATGCGCACACGACGACCTATATCGCCGGGCAGCTGCCCGATGGCGTGGTGTTCGCCGAAAGCGCGGAGGATGTGCGGACAGTCGTTCAGATCGCGGCTGCACACCGCACTCCGATCATTCCGTTCGGTGTCGGCAGTTCGCTGGAAGGTCATGTGAATGCGCCGAATGGCGGGATCTCGCTCGATATGTCGCGGATGAACCGCATCATCGAGGTCAATCCCGAAGACATGGATTGCACGGTCGAGCCAGGCATTACCCGCGAGGCCCTCAATGCCCAGTTGCGCGATACGGGCCTTTTCTTCCCTATCGATCCGGGCGCCAATGCGAGCATCGGCGGCATGGCATCGACCCGCGCATCCGGCACAAACGCGGTGCGCTACGGCACGATGCGGGACAATGTCATCGCGGTGACGGCAGTCACGGCAAGCGGGGAAGAGATCCGAACGGCGCGCCGCGCGCGCAAATCTTCCGCGGGCTATGATCTCACGCGGCTCTTCGTGGGCGCCGAAGGCACGCTCGGCGTGATCACGTCAGTGACGCTGCGGCTTGCCGGCATCCCGCAGGCCGTGTCCGGTGGTGTGTGCGCGTTCAAGACGATCCATGATGCCTGCTCGGCGGTCATCATGACGATCCAGATGGGGATACCCGTCGCCCGCATCGAACTGCTGGATGCTCTACAGATCCGGGCCTGCAACGCCTATTCAGGGCTCAACTATCCCGAGACGCCGGCATTGTTCCTCGAATTCCACGGTACGGAAGCGGGCGTGCGCGAGCAGGCGGCCCTTTTCGCCGACATCGCCGAAGAGTGCGGCGGTGGCACTTTCTCCTGGGAAACGGACCCGGAAGCACGGGCGCGACTCTGGAAGGCCCGGCACAATGCGTATTGGGCGGCGCTGCAGCTTCGGCCGGGTGCCGGCGCGGTCTCAACCGATGTCTGCGTTCCCATCTCCAAGTTGGCGGAATGCGTCGAGGAAACGCAGCGAGACATCATCGAGACAGGCCTGATCGCGCCGATCGTCGGCCATGCGGGGGACGGTAATTTCCATGTGCTCGTGCTGATGGACATGGCCGATACCCTTGAGATCGAGCGCGCGGAAGCCTTCATCGGGCGGCTGAACGCACGGGCGCTCGCTTTCGACGGCACGTGCACCGGCGAGCATGGCATCGGACAGGGCAAGATGCGCTATCTGCCCTTGGAACTCGGCGGCAGTGTGGATGTGATGAGGGCCATCAAGCGCTCGCTCGATCCTCACGACATCATGAACCCCGGTAAAATCTTTGATTTGACGTGA
- a CDS encoding AsmA family protein produces the protein MVPPFVDWSNYRAEFEREASRILGQRVVVHGSADARLLPFPSVTFNDVEVGGSAGEGVPAEDAMMRIARFSMDAELAPFLSGEVRIFDMRIEDPHLTVQLDENGVIDWAQRTEQALPTANVVLERVAITNGHLTVQDGQNGRVHEIEDVQATVSADALIGPWRVTGTARRGDESAAFSITTGPVNDQGTIRVTTRLSPDRHPISLELDGDARFVDGQPRYAGNFVVQMLRAQAEPGASQTVRAGPAAAALRGSGRFEAESDRLRIPDYRLEVGAATDPYVVTGEATLDTGPEPEFLVIADGQQIDVDRIGDAGSAPGDEAATDGQATEAEIDEPVVALSAAERVATFRDIIAQIPIPDLPGSVSLNLPAVVAGETTLRDVSIEAAPDNGEAWRVDRFRASLPGRTLIEASGDLALGEDFGFSGDLVVASSQPSGLASWLRGSVPPAIRGLTAAGFQADVQLTTGYQRFENLELAIGPATLQGRFERVTQSEVPSLAVDLSGDTLDLDALSALVGLFGDGDSQPGIAGHDLAARFRAENFTADGIAMSDVDTAFTYGSGLLDIERLSVGDIEGAAISAVGVFSDLRIEPQGRADIRISSENPAAALALAERRLRGVIDLSHFRQNAALFRETDLTVELTLGSARDAPRQNGSSGYSLDIEGTSGGSTIAASVSSDVSTVGADVPLDLTFEAEHPRSDHLLAQIGLPVLPFDVGGPMRIDGTVDGVLSNSASVAATLASPGLSLRVDGATSFAQSRLSAGELDVVLAAEDLDPYLLLTGLGLPGFGSGLPADLTARVTVENDLWRIERLEGQIADNPLSADLTVSRDEDVRIDGSLDIGLLDLPWLAEALAGAPLRSGSAEAWSDRELLQTAPYPFVLDVAVTADEAELGHAEPAQTLSTRLGYQDGTLMLSQTEGEWLGGRISGDTAFGVADDTGVVRLQAQLVDADIGRIFADTPELANLSGRAGIAIALDGTGKSPQAVVGALSGSATLQLDDLRIGGLDQQAFSAILAGADAQGFIIDEATVADLAAEALDAGAFTSSRLAVPINVAGGVARASSIVMQGEGASLSGDGALDLRTMALNASFDLVFEAGDEAMPGALPAVDVAVRGTLEAPEVSLTAIDLANFLSLRAYERERRRVERVQAAVLEKQRLRREAALLRADIAARATEREERAAAEAERLAREAERQAEEAARRAAEAQAAEDALRDAPPPEVPLPAAPPFQIPPSDVPGEQPALEGWDQPFDEQSFDGQAINPSLPGDVPANGLPSGPAPTPDFQTLPGVDLNAVE, from the coding sequence ATCGTTCCTCCCTTCGTCGATTGGAGCAACTATCGCGCTGAATTCGAGCGGGAGGCGAGCCGTATTCTCGGCCAGCGGGTTGTCGTTCATGGCAGCGCCGACGCCAGGCTTCTGCCCTTTCCGTCTGTCACCTTCAACGATGTGGAAGTGGGCGGATCGGCCGGCGAGGGCGTTCCTGCCGAAGACGCGATGATGCGGATCGCGCGCTTCTCGATGGATGCCGAACTGGCGCCTTTTCTCAGCGGTGAAGTGCGCATCTTCGACATGCGCATCGAAGACCCGCATCTGACGGTACAGCTCGATGAAAACGGTGTCATCGACTGGGCGCAAAGGACCGAACAGGCGCTGCCAACCGCAAATGTCGTTCTCGAGCGAGTTGCTATCACCAATGGCCATTTGACCGTCCAGGATGGGCAGAACGGGCGCGTGCATGAAATCGAGGATGTCCAGGCGACCGTCTCGGCGGATGCGCTGATCGGACCCTGGCGCGTCACCGGCACTGCCCGGCGCGGCGACGAGAGCGCTGCCTTCTCCATCACGACCGGACCCGTGAACGATCAGGGCACGATCCGCGTGACAACGCGGCTTTCGCCCGATCGCCATCCGATCTCGCTCGAGCTTGATGGCGATGCCCGGTTCGTGGACGGCCAGCCTCGCTATGCCGGCAATTTCGTGGTGCAGATGTTGCGCGCGCAGGCGGAGCCGGGTGCTTCGCAAACGGTGAGAGCCGGGCCTGCAGCGGCGGCGCTGCGCGGCAGCGGAAGGTTCGAGGCCGAGAGCGACCGGCTTCGCATTCCCGACTATCGCCTTGAGGTCGGCGCGGCCACCGACCCTTACGTCGTCACCGGCGAGGCGACGCTCGATACCGGTCCCGAGCCTGAATTTCTCGTTATTGCCGACGGCCAGCAGATCGATGTCGACCGGATCGGCGATGCCGGTTCGGCACCAGGGGATGAGGCGGCCACCGACGGTCAAGCGACTGAAGCCGAGATCGACGAGCCTGTGGTCGCGCTGTCGGCCGCCGAGCGGGTCGCCACTTTCCGCGACATCATCGCGCAAATTCCGATCCCCGATCTTCCGGGCAGCGTCAGTCTCAATCTGCCGGCGGTCGTGGCGGGAGAGACCACGCTGCGGGATGTCAGCATCGAAGCGGCTCCCGACAATGGCGAAGCATGGCGGGTCGATCGATTCCGCGCATCGCTGCCGGGCCGCACGCTGATCGAAGCGTCGGGTGACTTGGCTTTGGGCGAGGATTTCGGCTTTTCCGGCGATCTCGTCGTGGCGTCGAGCCAGCCGAGCGGCCTTGCTTCATGGTTGCGCGGCTCCGTACCGCCGGCCATTCGCGGGCTCACTGCTGCCGGTTTCCAAGCCGACGTGCAGCTGACGACGGGCTATCAGCGCTTCGAGAACCTGGAACTTGCGATCGGTCCGGCGACCCTTCAGGGCCGCTTCGAGCGCGTGACGCAATCGGAAGTGCCGTCGCTCGCGGTCGATCTTTCCGGCGACACGCTCGATCTCGACGCACTTTCGGCGCTGGTCGGGCTGTTCGGCGATGGTGACAGCCAGCCCGGCATCGCAGGGCATGATCTTGCGGCGCGCTTCAGGGCGGAGAATTTCACGGCCGACGGCATCGCTATGTCCGATGTCGACACGGCATTTACCTATGGCAGCGGGCTGCTCGACATCGAGCGGTTGTCGGTTGGCGACATCGAAGGTGCTGCAATTTCCGCGGTCGGCGTTTTCTCCGATCTGCGCATCGAACCGCAGGGGCGGGCAGACATACGCATTTCCTCCGAGAATCCGGCTGCGGCGCTGGCTCTGGCCGAGCGCCGGTTGCGGGGCGTGATCGACCTGTCGCATTTCCGGCAGAACGCCGCGCTCTTCCGCGAGACGGATCTGACTGTCGAACTGACGCTCGGCTCGGCGCGTGATGCGCCGCGTCAGAACGGCAGCAGCGGTTATTCGCTGGATATCGAAGGCACGAGCGGCGGCAGCACCATCGCCGCCAGCGTGTCGAGTGATGTTTCCACAGTCGGCGCTGATGTTCCGCTCGATCTGACGTTCGAGGCAGAGCATCCGCGGTCCGATCATCTTCTGGCGCAGATCGGATTGCCGGTTCTCCCTTTCGATGTCGGCGGACCGATGCGCATCGACGGTACCGTGGACGGGGTTCTTTCCAACAGCGCTTCGGTTGCGGCGACGCTTGCCAGCCCGGGATTGTCCCTGCGGGTCGATGGCGCCACGTCGTTTGCGCAATCACGCCTCTCGGCCGGCGAGCTTGATGTCGTGCTCGCCGCTGAAGACCTCGATCCTTATCTGCTGCTGACAGGGCTCGGACTGCCGGGTTTCGGCAGCGGTCTGCCCGCCGATCTCACTGCCAGAGTCACGGTCGAGAACGATCTCTGGAGGATCGAGCGGCTGGAAGGGCAGATTGCGGATAATCCGCTGTCGGCCGATTTGACCGTCAGTCGTGACGAAGATGTCCGCATCGACGGATCGCTGGACATCGGTTTGCTCGATCTGCCCTGGCTCGCCGAAGCGCTGGCAGGCGCTCCGCTTCGTTCCGGCAGTGCCGAAGCGTGGTCCGATCGAGAGTTGCTGCAGACTGCTCCCTATCCGTTCGTCCTGGATGTTGCCGTCACGGCCGATGAGGCGGAACTGGGTCACGCCGAACCTGCCCAGACGCTCTCGACGCGGCTTGGCTACCAGGACGGTACGCTGATGCTGTCCCAGACCGAAGGCGAATGGCTGGGCGGACGCATCTCGGGCGATACGGCTTTCGGTGTTGCCGACGATACGGGCGTCGTGCGGCTGCAGGCACAGCTGGTCGACGCCGATATCGGGCGGATCTTCGCCGACACCCCCGAACTCGCGAACCTGTCCGGCCGGGCAGGGATCGCCATCGCTCTCGATGGCACCGGCAAGAGTCCGCAGGCGGTGGTTGGAGCACTGAGCGGATCAGCGACACTGCAGCTCGACGACCTCCGCATCGGCGGCCTCGATCAGCAGGCATTTTCTGCAATCCTCGCAGGCGCAGATGCGCAAGGCTTTATCATCGACGAGGCGACGGTCGCGGATCTCGCCGCCGAAGCCCTGGATGCAGGCGCTTTCACCTCGAGCAGGCTGGCAGTACCGATCAACGTGGCCGGCGGCGTTGCCCGCGCCTCCAGCATCGTGATGCAAGGCGAGGGCGCTTCCTTATCGGGTGACGGTGCATTGGATCTACGCACCATGGCGCTGAACGCGAGCTTCGATCTTGTTTTCGAGGCCGGAGACGAAGCGATGCCCGGCGCATTGCCGGCCGTTGACGTCGCCGTGCGCGGCACCTTGGAGGCGCCGGAGGTTTCGCTGACGGCGATCGATCTCGCCAATTTCTTGTCGTTGCGCGCCTATGAGCGTGAGCGACGCCGGGTCGAACGGGTTCAGGCGGCGGTGCTCGAAAAGCAGAGGCTGCGCCGTGAAGCAGCGCTTCTGCGTGCCGATATCGCCGCACGGGCAACGGAGCGCGAAGAGCGCGCTGCAGCCGAAGCCGAGCGGTTGGCGCGGGAAGCGGAGCGGCAGGCAGAGGAAGCGGCACGGCGTGCAGCCGAAGCGCAGGCAGCGGAAGATGCGCTGCGCGATGCTCCGCCGCCGGAGGTGCCGCTTCCGGCTGCGCCACCATTCCAGATACCCCCGAGCGATGTGCCGGGCGAACAGCCGGCGCTCGAAGGCTGGGATCAGCCCTTCGACGAACAGAGTTTCGATGGTCAGGCGATCAATCCGTCCCTGCCTGGCGACGTGCCCGCCAATGGCTTGCCTAGCGGACCCGCTCCAACGCCTGATTTCCAGACGCTTCCCGGGGTCGATCTCAACGCTGTCGAATGA
- a CDS encoding ribbon-helix-helix domain-containing protein, which translates to MIRKHSISLSGHRTSFSLEDAFWTELQALAKARELPIAALIGEIDAERAPDCNLSSAIRLHVLAALKASAGH; encoded by the coding sequence ATGATCCGTAAGCACTCGATTTCGCTGAGCGGCCATCGCACCTCATTTTCACTGGAAGACGCGTTCTGGACGGAGCTTCAGGCACTCGCCAAAGCGCGCGAATTACCGATCGCGGCTTTGATCGGCGAGATCGACGCGGAACGGGCGCCGGACTGCAATCTATCCTCCGCAATCCGGCTTCACGTATTGGCTGCGCTCAAAGCTTCAGCCGGCCACTGA
- a CDS encoding DUF4169 family protein has protein sequence MSGDIVNLRQARKRRKRAEDESRAAQNRITFGRTKSEKQATSALNTLVDRRLEAGRRETTEPVKLDDGN, from the coding sequence ATGTCCGGCGATATCGTCAATCTGCGCCAGGCTCGAAAGCGCCGCAAACGGGCAGAGGACGAAAGCCGCGCGGCTCAAAACCGCATCACCTTCGGTCGCACGAAAAGCGAAAAGCAGGCGACATCAGCGTTGAACACGCTCGTCGACAGACGCTTGGAGGCCGGCCGCCGTGAAACGACAGAGCCGGTCAAGCTGGACGATGGAAACTGA
- a CDS encoding SspB family protein — protein sequence MVQDHIRYDILAQDALRGVIRKVLSECAATGSLPGDHHFFITFMTNAPGVRISPALRKKYQDQMTIVIQHQFWDLKVTETLFEIGLSFSDTPEKLVIPFSAVRGFYDPSVNFELEFDSAPGEVSLVGEDDTAETFDPVASLTEELMEGPLDDAPAASGEGDDDKPKGGKKSGADVVSLDAFRKKN from the coding sequence ATGGTGCAGGACCACATCCGCTACGACATTCTTGCGCAGGACGCGCTTCGCGGCGTGATCCGCAAAGTGTTATCGGAATGCGCCGCCACGGGGTCCCTCCCCGGCGATCACCATTTCTTCATCACCTTCATGACGAACGCTCCCGGCGTGCGCATTTCGCCGGCGCTGCGCAAGAAGTATCAGGACCAGATGACGATCGTCATCCAGCACCAGTTCTGGGATCTGAAAGTCACCGAGACGCTGTTCGAGATCGGCCTGTCCTTCTCCGATACGCCCGAAAAGCTCGTGATCCCGTTCTCGGCCGTGCGCGGGTTCTATGATCCCTCCGTCAATTTCGAGCTCGAATTCGACAGCGCACCCGGCGAAGTCTCGCTCGTTGGCGAAGACGACACTGCGGAAACCTTCGATCCCGTCGCTTCGCTGACGGAAGAACTGATGGAAGGCCCGCTCGACGACGCGCCTGCCGCATCCGGTGAAGGCGACGACGACAAGCCCAAGGGCGGCAAGAAGTCCGGCGCCGACGTCGTGTCGCTCGACGCATTCCGCAAGAAGAACTGA
- a CDS encoding YHS domain-containing (seleno)protein: MKRRMLLAVLTAAALWPLMPKAQAEKVDRWFTGLVDGVAVGGYDPVAYFTEGQARRGDPSIALTHEGAIFHFATVENRQAFSADPDRYAPQFGGYCAYAVAEGYTAKGEPEVWDIVDGRLYLNYSRGVQRTWQSDIPGYVRSAQTNWPTLSK; encoded by the coding sequence ATGAAGCGTCGCATGCTGCTTGCTGTTTTGACCGCCGCTGCCTTGTGGCCGCTGATGCCGAAGGCGCAGGCAGAGAAGGTCGATCGCTGGTTTACCGGCCTGGTCGACGGTGTCGCGGTCGGCGGCTATGACCCCGTTGCCTATTTCACCGAAGGCCAGGCCCGACGTGGCGATCCGTCGATTGCGCTCACGCATGAGGGCGCTATCTTCCACTTCGCGACTGTCGAAAATCGGCAGGCATTCAGCGCCGATCCGGATCGCTATGCACCGCAATTTGGGGGCTATTGTGCTTATGCGGTAGCTGAAGGCTACACCGCGAAAGGCGAGCCCGAAGTCTGGGACATCGTCGATGGGCGGCTCTATCTCAATTACAGCCGCGGCGTTCAGCGGACCTGGCAGAGCGATATCCCCGGCTATGTGCGCTCGGCGCAGACGAACTGGCCGACGCTTTCGAAGTGA
- a CDS encoding thymidylate synthase, with protein sequence MKQYQDLLEHVLEIGVDRMDRTGTGTRAVFGYQMRYDLAEGFPLLTTKKLHLKSIVHELLWFLKGDTNIAYLKENGVSIWDAWADANGDLGPVYGYQWRSWPKPDGGHVDQIANVIHQIKTNPNSRRLIVSAWNPALVDEMALPPCHCLFQFYVAEGRLSCQLYQRSGDIFLGVPFNIASYALLTMMIAQVCGLKPGDFIHTLGDAHLYSDHFEQAREQLQRAPRTLPKMELNPSVDDVFAFTFEDFTLSGYDPHPHIRAKVAV encoded by the coding sequence ATGAAGCAGTATCAGGATCTTCTCGAGCACGTGCTGGAGATCGGCGTCGATCGCATGGATCGCACCGGAACCGGAACGCGTGCCGTGTTCGGCTACCAGATGCGCTACGATCTTGCCGAAGGCTTCCCGTTGCTGACGACGAAGAAGCTGCATCTGAAATCGATCGTCCATGAGCTGCTCTGGTTCCTCAAGGGCGACACCAACATCGCCTACCTCAAGGAAAATGGCGTTTCGATCTGGGATGCCTGGGCGGACGCGAATGGCGATCTTGGCCCGGTCTATGGCTATCAGTGGCGCTCCTGGCCTAAGCCCGATGGCGGGCATGTCGACCAGATCGCCAACGTCATTCACCAGATCAAGACGAACCCCAATTCGCGCCGCCTGATCGTCTCGGCCTGGAATCCGGCGCTAGTCGACGAAATGGCTTTGCCGCCCTGTCACTGCCTGTTCCAGTTCTACGTGGCGGAGGGCAGGCTGTCCTGTCAGCTTTATCAACGGTCCGGCGACATCTTCCTCGGTGTGCCGTTCAACATCGCTTCCTATGCGCTGTTGACGATGATGATCGCGCAGGTCTGCGGACTGAAGCCCGGCGATTTCATTCACACGCTCGGCGACGCGCATCTTTATTCGGATCATTTCGAGCAGGCGCGCGAGCAGCTGCAGCGGGCGCCGCGGACATTGCCGAAGATGGAGCTCAATCCGAGCGTCGATGATGTCTTCGCCTTCACCTTCGAGGATTTCACCCTGTCGGGCTACGATCCACATCCGCACATCCGCGCAAAGGTCGCCGTGTGA
- a CDS encoding dihydrofolate reductase encodes MPWRLSTDLKRFKSLTMGKPIIMGRRTYETIGRALPGRTNIVMTRDDAFHAEGVTRAGDMREALRLARQVAHSERADEIFIIGGGEIYDHALPYVDRLHVTHVEAMPEGDTHFPDIDAEDWECLEEVSIPVGPSDSEPTRYAVYRRKQR; translated from the coding sequence ATGCCTTGGCGGTTGTCGACCGATCTCAAGCGGTTCAAATCGCTGACGATGGGCAAACCCATCATTATGGGGCGTCGCACCTATGAAACGATCGGGCGCGCGCTACCGGGCCGCACCAATATCGTCATGACGCGGGACGACGCGTTCCATGCCGAAGGTGTGACCCGTGCAGGCGACATGCGCGAGGCTCTGCGCCTTGCCCGCCAGGTTGCCCATTCCGAACGCGCCGACGAAATCTTCATCATCGGCGGCGGCGAGATCTATGATCACGCATTGCCCTATGTCGACCGCCTGCATGTGACCCATGTGGAAGCGATGCCGGAGGGCGATACCCACTTTCCGGACATCGATGCCGAAGACTGGGAGTGTCTGGAAGAGGTTTCCATTCCCGTCGGGCCGTCGGATTCAGAGCCGACACGCTATGCGGTTTACCGTCGCAAGCAGCGCTAG